From the Nitrospinota bacterium genome, one window contains:
- the lpxC gene encoding UDP-3-O-acyl-N-acetylglucosamine deacetylase translates to MLPTERVLIVDDEKNIVSSLKDILTDEGYEVSVARDGLGALEMIQSNPPDLMLLDIWLPGMDGIEVLKTVKTYHPEIEVLIMSGHGTIDTAVQATKLGAFDFIEKPFSLDKLTQSVENVFKEKHKTHENLENTLLAQDDLPLCFEMMVEVKKATQQASQSNDPILLLGEKGTGKEFIAYCIHRKGKQSNRPFIKLNCAVRQPQDIQTHLFSDEKKKSSSLKGSKTSPFNMQGSVVYLSNVESLDKDLQKRLVHELKGESTCAFLPARLLISSSKNLKVLATAGQFNNELLDLFENTTIKIPPLRDYAANIPMMVKDYFEECAEREKFATPVVEEEALTALCRYDWPENVKELRDILDKLLITGSTQGKISLQKILPEIQKPQNGISHKEFDHFESFQEAELTWEKGFIIHNLRKNGWDLGKTCKALKTDKKQFQEKLKRHSIRLPQPNGKQPTPPPLIQRTLKRSVVLCGSGLHSGIKTGLILQPLPPGSGIIFGDISTGKTIPARLENVQSTDYSTCLKKGLVSVATIEHIMAVLHMYRIINLLIKVGDEAPVMDGSAKDFCALIEDGEFEEQDGIYDEIVIDKTYTFGPHKENGPMISIEPADKFTVSYYMKYPEPIGTQDYTFVFNGEASFKNEIAPARTFGFMEDVAQLTKMGFATGGKLDNFILLGDKKVLNTELRFEDEFARHKILDILGDFYLLGKPIRGHIKAHRTGHTQNIGLLKIIQENLCPST, encoded by the coding sequence ATGTTGCCAACTGAACGGGTTTTAATCGTAGACGATGAAAAAAATATAGTCAGTTCGCTGAAGGATATTCTTACCGATGAAGGATACGAAGTTTCAGTCGCCAGGGATGGCCTGGGCGCTTTGGAGATGATTCAATCCAATCCTCCCGATCTGATGCTGCTGGATATCTGGCTGCCCGGAATGGACGGCATCGAGGTGTTGAAAACCGTCAAGACCTACCATCCTGAAATTGAAGTTCTGATCATGTCCGGTCACGGCACCATTGACACTGCAGTCCAGGCAACCAAACTCGGCGCGTTTGACTTCATTGAAAAACCTTTCTCCCTGGACAAACTAACTCAATCGGTCGAAAACGTTTTTAAAGAAAAACACAAAACCCACGAAAACCTGGAAAACACTCTGTTGGCACAAGACGACCTTCCTCTCTGTTTTGAAATGATGGTGGAAGTGAAAAAAGCCACCCAACAGGCTTCGCAAAGTAATGACCCCATTTTATTGCTGGGCGAAAAAGGAACGGGAAAAGAGTTCATCGCGTATTGCATACATCGAAAAGGCAAACAGAGCAACCGTCCTTTCATCAAACTGAACTGCGCTGTCCGGCAACCTCAGGACATTCAGACCCATTTGTTCTCCGACGAGAAGAAAAAATCATCTTCCCTAAAAGGGTCCAAAACGTCACCTTTCAATATGCAGGGTTCCGTGGTTTACCTCAGCAACGTTGAGTCCCTGGATAAAGATCTCCAAAAGAGGCTCGTACATGAATTGAAAGGCGAGTCCACCTGTGCATTTCTTCCCGCGCGACTTTTAATCTCCTCATCAAAGAATTTAAAAGTGTTGGCCACCGCCGGACAATTTAATAATGAGTTATTGGACTTATTTGAGAACACCACCATTAAGATCCCGCCCCTACGCGATTATGCGGCCAATATTCCCATGATGGTCAAAGATTATTTTGAGGAATGCGCCGAAAGGGAAAAGTTCGCCACTCCTGTCGTCGAAGAAGAAGCGCTGACGGCTTTGTGCCGTTATGATTGGCCGGAAAATGTGAAGGAACTGCGAGACATCCTGGATAAACTTCTGATCACCGGCTCAACTCAGGGGAAAATTTCATTGCAGAAAATTCTTCCTGAAATTCAAAAACCCCAGAACGGAATCTCCCATAAGGAGTTTGATCATTTTGAATCGTTCCAGGAAGCGGAGCTGACCTGGGAAAAAGGCTTCATCATCCACAACTTGAGAAAAAACGGATGGGACCTGGGAAAAACCTGCAAGGCTCTTAAAACAGACAAAAAACAATTTCAGGAAAAACTGAAGCGGCACTCCATTCGCCTCCCGCAACCCAACGGCAAACAGCCCACCCCTCCTCCCCTGATACAGAGAACTCTCAAGCGAAGTGTGGTTCTTTGCGGAAGCGGGCTCCATTCAGGAATCAAGACCGGGCTCATCCTTCAGCCTCTTCCCCCTGGGAGCGGCATTATTTTTGGAGATATTTCCACAGGGAAAACCATTCCGGCGCGGTTGGAAAATGTGCAGTCTACGGATTACTCAACCTGCCTGAAAAAGGGATTGGTATCCGTGGCCACCATCGAACACATTATGGCGGTTTTACACATGTACCGGATCATCAACCTTCTCATTAAGGTCGGTGACGAGGCCCCGGTGATGGACGGTTCTGCAAAGGATTTTTGTGCGTTGATCGAGGATGGAGAATTCGAGGAGCAGGATGGAATTTACGATGAAATCGTCATCGATAAAACCTACACATTTGGGCCTCATAAAGAAAATGGTCCGATGATTTCCATCGAACCCGCTGACAAGTTTACCGTCAGTTATTACATGAAATATCCCGAGCCCATCGGCACTCAGGATTACACCTTCGTTTTTAATGGAGAGGCCAGTTTTAAAAATGAAATCGCTCCCGCACGCACCTTTGGCTTCATGGAGGACGTGGCGCAGTTGACAAAAATGGGATTTGCCACGGGCGGCAAGCTGGACAACTTTATTCTGCTGGGAGACAAAAAGGTATTGAACACCGAACTGCGGTTTGAGGACGAATTTGCGCGCCATAAGATTCTGGATATTCTGGGCGACTTTTACCTTTTAGGAAAACCCATTCGTGGCCATATCAAAGCCCACAGAACGGGGCACACGCAAAACATCGGGCTGCTGAAAATAATCCAGGAAAATCTGTGCCCGTCCACATGA
- the aepX gene encoding phosphoenolpyruvate mutase, with amino-acid sequence MTLLNNTLPEIRRGKLKSLLHAGKTVRVMEAHNGLSGIVANDARVEGICDNTPVTREFDAIWESSLTDSASKGHPDIEVISFDSRLHTIHEILAVTHKPMIVDGDTGGDANNFEYMVTKLERAGVSAVIIEDKVFPKRNSLEAGTKQTLQEPEIFAQKIRRGKSVLATDDFMIIARLESLIAGMGLEDALERARIYLLAGVDGIMIHSKSKSPDEILSFAESYRHLLNELKLDKPLICVPTTYNTITEDELSAAGFRVIIYANHLLRSAYKSMLEVSKTLLLNQRSFEADPLCSPVREIFKAVGFLDIKEKDQQDELSTNLPVIIPAAGEDPHFKPLLNGKPKAMMEIAGMTLLDRQIDTLNKGNLNDITVVAGYAADQMKAEGATILKNSAYKNGSMLHSIFTAREKMNNGFLMLYSDILLENHIVTKLTDCREDIVLVADNTIQYQRAEDGKVLDFIISKHKHQPSRRRISVDYENSIAKIGNKINPETATHEFIGLAKFSKTGAEQFIQTYQDCVQNYKGKFQEAADIADFTFTDLIQEMIDRGFVIHFLEIHKGWLEIHREEDIALANKFL; translated from the coding sequence ATGACTTTACTTAATAACACGCTCCCTGAAATTCGTCGCGGAAAACTCAAATCCCTTTTGCATGCAGGCAAAACCGTCCGTGTCATGGAAGCTCATAACGGATTGAGCGGGATTGTCGCCAACGATGCCAGAGTGGAAGGCATCTGTGATAACACACCGGTCACCCGTGAGTTCGACGCCATTTGGGAAAGCAGTCTGACCGATTCCGCTTCCAAGGGTCACCCCGACATTGAAGTGATCAGCTTTGATTCCCGGTTGCACACCATTCATGAGATTCTTGCGGTCACTCACAAGCCCATGATCGTCGATGGAGATACAGGCGGCGATGCCAACAACTTCGAATACATGGTTACCAAGCTGGAACGCGCGGGGGTTTCTGCGGTCATCATAGAAGACAAGGTGTTTCCCAAAAGAAACAGCCTGGAAGCGGGAACAAAGCAGACTCTGCAGGAACCGGAAATATTCGCGCAAAAAATCCGCCGGGGAAAAAGTGTCCTGGCCACCGATGATTTCATGATCATCGCCCGCCTGGAAAGCCTGATCGCAGGCATGGGTCTGGAAGACGCACTGGAACGTGCAAGAATTTATCTGCTGGCCGGAGTCGATGGGATCATGATCCACTCCAAATCCAAAAGCCCGGATGAAATTCTGAGTTTTGCGGAAAGCTACCGCCATCTTTTGAACGAACTCAAACTCGACAAACCGCTCATCTGCGTTCCCACAACCTACAACACCATCACCGAAGATGAATTGAGCGCCGCCGGTTTCCGTGTCATCATTTATGCCAATCATCTGCTGCGCAGTGCCTATAAATCCATGCTGGAAGTGAGCAAGACCCTTCTCCTCAACCAGAGGTCATTTGAGGCGGACCCTTTGTGCTCGCCAGTCCGTGAAATTTTTAAAGCCGTTGGCTTTCTGGACATCAAGGAAAAAGATCAACAGGACGAACTCTCGACCAATCTGCCGGTCATCATTCCCGCCGCCGGGGAAGACCCGCATTTTAAACCGCTGCTAAACGGCAAGCCCAAAGCCATGATGGAAATCGCCGGAATGACCCTCCTTGACCGGCAAATCGACACACTGAATAAGGGAAACCTCAACGACATCACCGTCGTTGCCGGCTACGCCGCGGACCAGATGAAGGCCGAAGGTGCGACGATTTTAAAAAATTCGGCTTATAAAAATGGCTCCATGTTGCACAGCATTTTTACGGCCAGGGAAAAGATGAATAACGGCTTCCTCATGCTGTACTCGGACATCCTTCTGGAAAATCATATCGTCACCAAATTGACGGATTGCCGGGAAGATATCGTGCTGGTGGCGGACAACACCATTCAATATCAGCGGGCAGAAGATGGAAAAGTGCTGGATTTCATCATCAGCAAACACAAGCATCAACCCAGCCGCCGACGCATCAGCGTCGATTACGAAAACAGCATTGCCAAGATCGGCAACAAGATCAACCCGGAAACCGCAACCCATGAGTTTATTGGGCTGGCAAAATTTTCAAAAACCGGAGCCGAGCAGTTTATCCAGACCTATCAGGATTGCGTACAAAACTATAAAGGGAAATTCCAGGAAGCCGCTGATATAGCGGATTTCACCTTCACGGATTTGATCCAGGAAATGATCGATCGCGGATTTGTCATCCATTTTCTGGAAATTCACAAAGGCTGGCTGGAGATTCACCGGGAAGAAGACATTGCCCTGGCCAACAAATTCCTGTAA
- the rseP gene encoding RIP metalloprotease RseP has product MFELSAMTLDAFMGFGIKMLIFLTGLAALIFVHELGHFLVAIKVGVVVEKFSLGFGPKIFSVTRGGTEYLLSAIPLGGYVKMKGEDFEADSVDQEGSFAGAPVLHRLAIAFAGPLFNILFAIFIYWGVYLAGVQTLGLVTGTVKPESPAQIAGIQAGDKIVAIDGQKVEFWDQLQNIVHASPGKSLLFEVERETSLLTLPIIPVTEEITDLFGDKEKVGLIGITPLVRDITFVKEGSAADQAGLKVGDQLLKVDDTPIFGWSDLKPAAVDKPGKELNFRVLREGAELVIPLTPESKVVDDEKGNKVEIGVIGIGMSGKMAEESYGPLGAIGRSLQETGRLIYLIAVSIKKMIAGSIPADTIGGPILIFQIYGEQAEQGFNELVRLTALLSINLGLLNLLPIPILDGGHILFFLIEMVKGKPLSEKSRERAQQVGLFMLLSLMVFAFYNDIMRVIS; this is encoded by the coding sequence ATGTTCGAATTGTCTGCAATGACCCTCGATGCTTTTATGGGTTTTGGGATCAAGATGCTGATCTTTCTCACCGGCCTCGCGGCCCTGATTTTTGTTCACGAATTAGGGCATTTTCTGGTCGCCATAAAAGTCGGGGTGGTGGTCGAAAAGTTTTCCCTGGGCTTTGGCCCCAAAATATTCAGCGTGACCCGGGGCGGCACAGAGTATCTGCTTTCCGCCATTCCCTTAGGTGGATACGTGAAAATGAAGGGGGAAGATTTTGAAGCCGATTCCGTGGACCAGGAAGGTTCGTTTGCCGGCGCCCCGGTACTGCATCGGCTGGCCATCGCCTTTGCCGGCCCACTCTTTAATATTCTGTTTGCGATTTTCATCTATTGGGGCGTTTATCTGGCCGGGGTGCAAACCCTGGGCCTGGTCACAGGCACCGTCAAACCGGAATCCCCCGCCCAGATAGCAGGCATTCAAGCCGGAGACAAGATCGTTGCCATCGACGGCCAAAAAGTTGAGTTCTGGGATCAACTGCAAAATATTGTTCACGCTTCACCGGGAAAATCTCTCCTTTTTGAAGTAGAAAGGGAAACCAGCCTTCTGACCCTTCCCATCATCCCGGTGACCGAAGAAATCACCGATCTGTTTGGGGACAAGGAGAAAGTGGGGCTCATTGGCATCACGCCTTTGGTGCGGGACATCACCTTTGTCAAGGAGGGCTCAGCCGCCGATCAGGCAGGACTGAAAGTCGGCGACCAGCTTCTTAAAGTCGACGACACACCTATTTTCGGCTGGAGCGACCTCAAACCTGCTGCGGTGGATAAGCCCGGAAAAGAACTGAACTTTCGCGTTCTCAGGGAGGGGGCGGAACTCGTGATTCCTCTGACTCCTGAGTCAAAAGTCGTGGATGATGAAAAAGGCAATAAAGTCGAAATCGGCGTCATCGGCATTGGCATGAGCGGGAAAATGGCCGAGGAAAGCTACGGTCCCCTGGGAGCCATCGGTCGCTCCTTGCAGGAAACAGGACGATTGATTTATCTGATCGCGGTCAGCATCAAGAAAATGATTGCGGGGTCGATTCCCGCCGACACCATTGGTGGCCCCATTTTAATCTTTCAAATTTACGGCGAACAGGCGGAACAAGGGTTCAACGAATTGGTCCGACTGACGGCTTTATTGAGCATCAACCTGGGACTGCTGAATCTTTTGCCGATCCCCATCCTGGACGGCGGGCACATCTTATTTTTTCTCATTGAGATGGTCAAAGGCAAACCTCTCAGTGAGAAGAGCCGGGAGCGGGCACAGCAGGTCGGCCTTTTCATGTTGCTCAGCCTGATGGTGTTTGCTTTTTACAACGATATCATGCGAGTTATCAGCTAG
- a CDS encoding transcription elongation factor GreA has translation MRLPILDKLDAELQKTKTELKVDIPKALKTAMEHGDLSENAEFKSAKERQMFLESRLSQLQQRISEVMSLDVNRIPKDRSGLGSTLFLKDLNTKKEVQYHLVFPEEVNPDEGKISAASPVGRALLGKQEGDEITIPLPGQQKEFEILKIITIHESHGSVEG, from the coding sequence ATGAGGCTGCCCATTCTCGACAAACTGGATGCGGAACTCCAAAAAACTAAAACGGAATTGAAAGTTGACATTCCTAAAGCATTAAAAACTGCCATGGAACATGGGGATTTGAGTGAAAATGCGGAATTCAAATCCGCAAAAGAGCGGCAAATGTTTCTGGAGAGCCGTTTATCCCAGTTGCAACAAAGAATCAGCGAAGTCATGTCGTTGGATGTAAACCGTATTCCCAAAGACCGGTCCGGCTTGGGAAGCACCTTATTCCTGAAGGACCTCAATACGAAAAAGGAAGTCCAGTATCACCTGGTGTTTCCGGAAGAGGTCAATCCCGATGAAGGCAAAATTTCAGCGGCCTCCCCTGTGGGCAGGGCTCTCCTCGGAAAACAGGAGGGGGATGAGATCACAATTCCTCTTCCAGGACAGCAAAAAGAGTTTGAAATCTTAAAAATAATCACCATCCATGAATCTCATGGTAGCGTTGAAGGATAA
- a CDS encoding DUF1844 domain-containing protein, protein MSEEELKGEGFVIKDKRSSQISEEDAATQEQEAAKKPASQKETVHEHAPFQLDFSTFILSLTSSAFYHLGDMPDPTTGQTETNLPAVQQTIDMLMMLKEKTKGNLTADEAKLLEQLIYELQMKYVAKTKK, encoded by the coding sequence ATGAGTGAAGAAGAATTAAAAGGTGAAGGATTTGTAATCAAGGACAAACGCTCCTCGCAAATTTCCGAGGAAGACGCGGCCACTCAGGAGCAGGAGGCGGCAAAAAAACCCGCTTCCCAGAAAGAGACCGTTCACGAACATGCTCCATTTCAACTCGATTTTTCCACCTTTATACTGTCTCTCACGTCTTCCGCTTTTTATCATTTGGGGGATATGCCCGACCCGACCACCGGACAGACCGAAACAAACCTGCCTGCGGTCCAGCAGACCATCGACATGCTTATGATGCTGAAAGAAAAAACCAAGGGCAATCTCACCGCCGATGAGGCCAAACTATTGGAACAATTGATCTATGAGTTGCAGATGAAATACGTTGCGAAAACGAAAAAATAA
- the trmB gene encoding tRNA (guanosine(46)-N7)-methyltransferase TrmB gives MSSKPLISFEEVAQESPFFLDTENRPDWNAVFENDNPLHLEVGFGNGKFLIEMAAKEPETNFVGLDFYHKGIRKVITRINKLQIKNIRIIYGDAREKIPLYFKEDDLNRIYINFPDPWPKKRHYKRRLIKPPFVDMITGKLISDGEIHVATDSEPYALEILEFFEAHSQLKNKLGSGVFRGSRGELPRSKYENNFINAGDKIYYLDFIKHS, from the coding sequence ATGTCATCCAAGCCCTTAATTTCATTTGAAGAAGTCGCTCAGGAAAGTCCGTTTTTTCTGGACACGGAAAACCGCCCGGACTGGAACGCCGTGTTCGAAAATGACAATCCCCTGCACCTGGAGGTTGGTTTTGGCAATGGAAAATTTCTAATTGAAATGGCCGCCAAGGAACCGGAAACCAATTTTGTCGGGCTGGATTTTTACCACAAGGGCATCCGCAAAGTGATCACTCGGATCAATAAACTGCAAATTAAAAATATCCGCATCATTTACGGAGATGCGCGGGAAAAAATCCCTCTTTATTTCAAAGAGGACGATCTGAACCGCATCTACATCAATTTTCCTGATCCCTGGCCCAAAAAGCGCCATTACAAACGCAGATTGATCAAACCACCCTTTGTTGACATGATAACCGGGAAGTTAATTTCTGACGGAGAAATTCATGTTGCAACCGATAGCGAACCCTACGCTCTGGAAATTCTGGAATTTTTTGAAGCCCACTCCCAGTTAAAAAATAAATTGGGATCCGGAGTCTTTCGAGGCAGCCGGGGGGAGTTGCCCCGATCCAAATACGAGAATAATTTCATCAATGCCGGGGATAAAATCTATTACCTGGATTTCATCAAACATTCTTAA
- a CDS encoding ankyrin repeat domain-containing protein produces the protein MNLNGEIMLKMNRQRYLIIFSLFTLFLQPPLAFSDQKTDLLSAVYQGDYKEVGNLLSEGVDLESRTAKGSTALIVAVAGKHHRIADLLLARGAEVNARNRYDDTALILASTVGDNGLVKMLLDQGADINARNMYGWSSLARAVRYGHEETVKRLIARGADLESTIKGGSTPLLIAIGENHFGVVHELVERKANVNVQNQQGMTPLQQAVFTRRSDIIKLLLEHEANPENINSAGDTVLALATARGLTDCMQVLIEGGADIHAKNNKGWTALAQAAKHGQTEAAKILLAHKADVNTKSNGGSTPLMLAAQLGNIEFVRTLLERGADLNAKSKNGASALMSAVAGGNSQMVQELIASGADINVRLENGSTVLMVAAERGQIETVHVLLQHGADIHIRSKKGWTPLMGAVAGGYPDLTRLLLQKGVDPDARSRNGWTALKIASQFEHKEMVAVLKEAGVRE, from the coding sequence ATGAACTTGAACGGTGAAATCATGTTGAAAATGAATAGACAGCGCTATTTAATTATTTTTTCCCTGTTCACGCTTTTTTTGCAGCCGCCTTTAGCTTTCAGCGATCAAAAAACTGATTTATTGTCTGCGGTTTATCAGGGTGACTATAAAGAGGTTGGAAATTTGCTTTCCGAGGGAGTGGATCTGGAGTCCCGGACGGCCAAGGGGAGTACCGCTCTTATTGTAGCGGTGGCGGGAAAACATCACCGGATTGCGGATCTTCTTTTGGCCAGGGGGGCCGAGGTCAACGCCAGAAACCGCTACGACGATACCGCTCTCATTCTGGCCTCCACAGTGGGAGATAACGGTTTAGTCAAAATGCTCCTCGATCAAGGGGCGGATATCAATGCCCGGAATATGTATGGTTGGAGTTCGTTGGCAAGGGCCGTCCGCTATGGCCATGAAGAAACCGTGAAACGGTTGATAGCCCGTGGAGCGGATCTGGAGTCAACCATTAAGGGAGGCTCCACGCCTTTGTTGATTGCCATAGGAGAAAACCATTTTGGCGTGGTGCATGAATTGGTGGAACGAAAAGCCAATGTCAATGTCCAAAACCAGCAGGGGATGACTCCCTTGCAACAGGCGGTATTCACCCGGCGGTCGGATATCATCAAGCTGTTGCTGGAACATGAGGCGAATCCTGAAAACATCAATTCCGCCGGTGATACGGTACTGGCCCTGGCAACTGCACGGGGGTTGACGGATTGCATGCAAGTTCTTATCGAAGGTGGGGCTGACATTCATGCAAAAAACAACAAGGGCTGGACAGCTCTGGCTCAGGCCGCAAAGCATGGCCAAACGGAAGCCGCAAAAATTTTGCTCGCTCATAAGGCTGATGTGAATACGAAGAGTAATGGTGGAAGCACGCCGCTCATGTTGGCGGCGCAGTTGGGGAATATTGAATTTGTCAGGACGTTGCTGGAACGGGGCGCCGACCTTAATGCCAAAAGTAAAAATGGCGCCAGCGCACTCATGAGCGCGGTTGCGGGGGGAAACTCACAGATGGTTCAGGAGTTGATAGCTTCGGGCGCGGATATCAATGTCAGGTTGGAAAATGGTTCCACCGTTTTGATGGTTGCCGCAGAACGGGGACAGATTGAAACGGTCCATGTGCTATTGCAGCATGGAGCGGATATTCATATCCGCAGCAAAAAAGGCTGGACACCTCTAATGGGGGCGGTTGCCGGCGGATATCCTGATTTGACCAGACTTCTTTTGCAGAAAGGGGTTGACCCTGACGCAAGAAGCAGAAATGGCTGGACGGCTTTAAAGATCGCTTCTCAATTTGAACACAAAGAAATGGTTGCTGTTTTGAAGGAAGCCGGTGTCCGCGAGTGA
- the purN gene encoding phosphoribosylglycinamide formyltransferase — MGSREFKLGVLVSGNGSNLQAIIDQIEHGALTAKISLVISNVKNAFALERAGNRGIKTVFIDPKSFPGKEEYDQAMLDLLKAESVDLVCLAGFMRILGKEFIQAFAGKIVNIHPSLLPAFPGLHPQQQALDHGVKFSGCTVHFVDEGVDSGPIILQSVVPIYDSDDKAELSRRILEQEHLLYPRTIQLIIEDRLTLSGRRITQKKINP; from the coding sequence ATGGGATCCAGGGAATTTAAACTTGGGGTACTGGTTTCGGGAAACGGATCCAACCTGCAAGCCATCATAGATCAGATAGAACATGGGGCTCTCACCGCAAAAATTTCCCTGGTCATCAGCAATGTAAAAAACGCTTTTGCTTTGGAACGCGCCGGGAATAGAGGAATTAAAACCGTATTCATCGACCCCAAATCATTTCCGGGCAAAGAGGAGTATGATCAGGCAATGCTGGACCTGCTGAAAGCCGAATCCGTAGATCTCGTTTGCCTCGCCGGGTTCATGCGAATTCTCGGGAAAGAATTCATCCAGGCATTTGCGGGGAAAATAGTTAATATCCATCCTTCGCTGTTGCCTGCATTTCCAGGGTTGCATCCGCAACAACAGGCTTTGGATCATGGAGTCAAGTTTTCTGGATGCACCGTGCATTTTGTCGACGAGGGCGTCGACAGCGGGCCGATCATTCTGCAAAGCGTTGTCCCCATATATGACTCAGATGATAAAGCGGAATTATCCCGACGTATACTAGAGCAGGAACATCTCCTTTACCCCAGGACCATTCAGCTGATCATTGAAGATCGGCTCACCCTGTCTGGAAGAAGGATCACGCAAAAGAAAATTAACCCCTGA
- a CDS encoding alcohol dehydrogenase catalytic domain-containing protein, giving the protein MPKIAQLTAPRTIAIKERQPLRPADNEVVIGVETAGICGTDLALFSGDYPVPLPLVCGYEFVGVVKSIGDGVDKHWLGRRVTAEINIQGGSQVYFCF; this is encoded by the coding sequence ATGCCTAAAATCGCTCAACTGACCGCTCCCCGAACCATCGCCATTAAAGAGCGACAACCTTTAAGACCGGCTGATAACGAAGTGGTGATCGGCGTCGAAACCGCCGGCATCTGCGGGACGGATCTTGCCCTGTTTTCCGGCGACTACCCCGTCCCCCTGCCACTGGTGTGCGGTTACGAATTTGTGGGAGTCGTGAAATCCATCGGCGACGGTGTGGACAAACACTGGCTGGGCCGAAGAGTCACAGCCGAGATCAACATTCAAGGTGGTTCGCAGGTGTACTTCTGTTTCTAG
- a CDS encoding YkgJ family cysteine cluster protein: protein MPVQTDNIGMFIKGMAQPDELIKYIQARFSEQEIEETYARMSETAKSLAKDEKITPLQAFWKLLDQAYREKAPPLQCGEGCAHCCYTGVALTQMEWDGILNLVQEKGIDLEAVIERSQKTIRKVREVLKSNKNLDQVDWHNLVINQPCPFLGEDQACTIYEDRPLDCRLVVAFRGVCESKKLEHAQRGVVVEEAVGSTVVAKLQHDQTPKFRRRKFNGTQPLRLFQHWLILWQDKKSKKKKR from the coding sequence ATGCCCGTACAAACAGACAACATTGGCATGTTCATCAAGGGAATGGCGCAGCCGGATGAACTGATAAAATACATTCAAGCCCGGTTTTCAGAGCAGGAAATTGAGGAAACCTATGCCCGCATGTCCGAGACCGCAAAATCCCTGGCCAAAGATGAAAAGATCACTCCTTTGCAGGCGTTCTGGAAACTTCTGGATCAGGCCTACCGGGAAAAAGCCCCTCCTCTGCAATGCGGAGAAGGTTGCGCCCATTGCTGTTATACCGGGGTCGCGCTCACGCAGATGGAATGGGACGGCATCCTCAATCTGGTGCAGGAAAAAGGCATCGACCTCGAAGCAGTTATCGAACGTTCACAAAAAACCATCCGCAAGGTCCGCGAGGTATTAAAATCCAATAAGAACCTGGACCAGGTCGACTGGCACAACCTGGTCATCAACCAGCCCTGCCCTTTCCTTGGCGAGGATCAGGCCTGCACCATCTACGAAGACCGCCCCCTGGACTGTCGGTTGGTGGTGGCCTTTCGCGGTGTCTGCGAATCCAAAAAACTGGAACACGCCCAACGCGGCGTGGTGGTGGAAGAAGCGGTGGGGTCCACAGTGGTCGCCAAATTGCAACACGATCAAACGCCTAAATTCAGACGCCGAAAATTTAACGGTACCCAGCCGCTGCGCCTGTTTCAACACTGGCTGATCCTGTGGCAGGATAAAAAATCAAAGAAAAAGAAACGATAG
- the lolA gene encoding outer membrane lipoprotein chaperone LolA: protein MKKILLSILILSLFFCANSWAGEEQTALDAIQKQYESVNTFTAKFLQKSYVKTMNQALEAKGDVLIKKPGKMKWIYNAPDPQVLVSDNKVLWLYIPDEKQVTKAPLDSIYSSNTPALFLAGKGKLSDTFNVVKVSKENNLILVDLIPIEEDNSLDRLVLFADNKNYQIVGSSVYDKLGNKTEIQFSDIKVNVKIPEETFRFKIPQDVELLDYTAK from the coding sequence ATGAAAAAAATCCTTCTCTCCATTTTAATACTGAGCCTCTTTTTTTGTGCCAACAGTTGGGCCGGTGAAGAGCAAACAGCCCTGGATGCCATTCAGAAGCAATACGAATCCGTGAACACGTTCACCGCAAAATTCCTGCAAAAATCGTATGTAAAAACGATGAACCAGGCTCTCGAAGCCAAAGGCGATGTCCTGATCAAGAAACCGGGAAAAATGAAATGGATTTATAACGCCCCGGACCCGCAAGTTCTGGTGAGCGACAACAAGGTGCTTTGGTTATATATTCCCGATGAGAAGCAAGTGACAAAAGCCCCGTTGGACAGTATTTACTCCTCCAACACCCCGGCTTTATTTCTTGCCGGAAAAGGCAAATTATCGGACACCTTCAATGTTGTTAAAGTTTCAAAAGAAAACAACTTGATCCTCGTTGACCTCATTCCCATTGAGGAAGACAACAGCCTGGATCGTCTGGTGCTGTTTGCGGATAATAAAAACTACCAAATCGTCGGATCAAGCGTGTATGATAAATTAGGAAATAAGACAGAGATTCAATTCAGCGACATCAAGGTAAACGTAAAAATCCCGGAGGAGACCTTCCGGTTCAAAATCCCTCAAGATGTAGAGTTGCTGGATTACACCGCCAAATAA